TGGCTGGGCGCACATCCGGGCGCGACCTCCTACAGAGGTCGCGAACACGACCCCACGGGACTTATGGGGCCGCGCGCCGAGGATGCCCCAACTTTTCGCGGTCACACCCCTGTCATGTATCGCTATTGACGACAGTGGCTCAGAAGCCTATTCTGTGGGCGACGCGCACCGGGCCGACGCTGAGAAGACGATCGTGCTGCAGACCGCCCCACGAGTGCGGGGAAAGGCTGGATACCATGAGGCACGTATCCCTCCCGCGGAAATCCCGTACCACGGTTGCGCTTGCGGGCATTGCGCTTGCGGTGGCCGTTCTGGTCGCCGGCTGCACGCGGGAGGTCTGGGGCGACGGAGGCGCTCGCGCATGCGGAGCGCAAGGCCGCCGCAACGAAGGACCCAGACGAGAAGCTCGTCCTGCTGACCGGCATCGGCATTCAACTCCTGCCCCATGATCCGCAGCGGGGGAAGGCCCTCCTCAGCGAAGCACGGCAGATCGCGCTCCATAGCAACAAAGCAAGTCCAACCGCGAGGGTGTACGCCATCGCGCAGCGGGCCTTGGCTTTCTCCGCGCTGGATCGTCGCAACGCCCCCTCCACCCTGGCGCAGGCGGTGCGGGAGGCCGAGGGCGTCTACGCGCCGAGGGGTTCACGCGAGGTCGTCCTCGACAGCTCGCCGATTGTGACCGTCGCATCGCTGATCCAGTCGGCGAGCTGGCAGTACGGCTCCCTGCTGGCGACAATGGCGGCATTGGACCCGGACCGTGCGCTGCAGGTGGCCAAGCGCCTGCCCGATAAGGAGCGCAAGTCGGTTCTCGCAGAGATCGCCGAATCCATCGCTCGCAGCAACCTGCCCCGGGCAGCAAGACTCTTGCAGACCGCGCTCCAGCCACCCCTGGTGGTCATCTTTCCCTCTTGGCACTGGCGGAATCTGTGCATCGCCGCCGCTTCCACCCAGCCGCGCAAGGCGATCTCGCTGGCCCGCAGCAAGCTGCCGTCATCGCCCGAGCACGCGCAGGTGCTTGAGGCCGTCGTCACGGCCCTGGCACGGAAGGATCGCCCTGCCGCCGAAGACGTCATCACCCAGGAAACCGATCCGGTGATGCGGGCGTGGGGGTGGCTCGCGCTGGCGCACGTGTCACAGGGCGGGCAGCGCGACTCGGCCATCCGCCGCGCCGCCGAGACCATAGGACGGGCGAAGCTTTCCGAATCCGCCAGATCCACGGCGGTCACCGAGTGGTGCGTGCTTGCAGTCATGGCGCGCCCCGGCGCGGTGGCTAAGAAGTACCTGGCGGCTGCGGAGGGTGCACAGCACACTCCACCGCTCGACTACGAGCGCGGCATGATGCTGGCCGCGGCGTGCTACGTTGACCCCGCGAAGGCGATGAAGATCCACCGCGAGCTGCTTGCCAAGCGCCGCACCGGCCCCAACCGGCGATCCGTTGACGCGGTATTGACCTTCCTGAATCATCTTGTCGCGCGCGTTGACGTCCGCGCAGCGGAACGCACGGTCACCGAGGCGCCTGACTGGGCGCGCGAGACCTTTCCCGCGGCCGTGCAAATGGCGTATACGGCGGTACAGACGGTGCCACTGGATGGAGAGGACCGGGCGCGGCAACTCATGCGCGCGGCGCAGCGCGAACTGGCCGCGCAGAGGAAAAGGGTCAAGGCTGGCGCGGCTGACTACTACGACGAATCGAGCCTGCCTCAGGCGATGGAGATGGTGGCACTGGGGCTCGCAGCTACCGGCGACGCGTCCGCGGCGCTGCGCCTCGCAGGGCAGATTGGCGACCCGGGATCGGCCGGTCAGACATATCTTGCCATCGCTCGGTATGTTGGGCAGCAGCCCGCGGCTCGCACCGATGCGTACGCGGCGCTGCAATCAGTCGCGTCAAGCACGGAACTGCTCTCCCGCCCCTATGAGCTGGCTGTGCCACATTCCGGTGCGCGCCCTGCCCCCCCATCATGATAAGTTACACCGATTGATCGCTCTGCTCCGCGCCCCGCGCCAGCGGCGACCCCGCCAGCCGCTTGGCCTCCTGCTCCAGCCGCCGCAGGTCGCGGCGGGCGAAGCGGCCGGGGTATAGACCCGCGTCGCGACGGGCTTTGGTCACCCGTATCTCCGCCTCGATAGCGGCCTGGGCGAGCTCAAACCGGCTCATGGCCTCCGATTCGTAGTTGAGCGTATCCCACCAGTCCGGCTGGCGCATGGCCTGGCGGTGATCCTCCAGGGTGCGGCAGCGCAGCCGGTAGCCGTACTTCTCGGGATGCGTGAAGGCCAGGCTGCCGGGATCAATAAACGGCGCCAGCGCGGAGACATAGACATCCAAGCGCCGCTTGCGCCCGCGCTGGAAGCGCCTGAGCAGGTCGAGCGCATAGTCCGTCGTCGCGCGCGCGCTGTGCGCGGTCTGCCCGGGGATGCCGATGTAGAAGAACAGGGACAGCGCTCCCCCCACGCCCAGGAACTCCTCGATCGTGCGTTCGAGGACGGCGTTGTCATAATCGAACCCGTAGCGCGCGCGCAGCTCTTCGTCGTGGGTCACCGGCCCGATCGTCCCTTGCGGCTCGGGCACGGCATCCGCGAGCGCCTGATAGAACTCCGCGTCGCCGGGGCGGAAGAGGTCGAAGTGCATGGCGCGCGTGAACCCCCGGCGCTTGAGCGCGGCCAGAAACCCCCGCCAGTCGCCCTGGCGGATGTCCCCCGGCACCCGGATGGGGAAGCGCGTCATCCGCCGCGCGGCGACGCACATGTCGGCCAGGATGTCGGTGTCCCACAGCGGCGTTTGCTCCAGCCCCTGCGCCCAGTTCGACCCGCCGCAGATGGCGCAGTTCTCGACACACCCCTTGCAGAACAGCAGCAGGTTGGCGCAATAGACCGGCCAGTGCTGGCCGGTAAGCAGGCTCCCCCGCAGGTCGCGGGTGCGGCGGATGTGCTGGAACAGCCGCTCGTAGTTGATGCGCGTGGTGAGGGTGGTGGGGCGATGGGTGAAGGGGTTTTCCACCACCGTGGCACCCCGACTCGTCGCGGTGGATCCGCGCCGCCACACCAGGTTAGGCACTTCCGCGGGCTCGCGCTTGGCTTCCAGGCAGTCTAGCAGTTGGGCCAGCGGCTCCTCCGTCGTCTCGCCCCGCAACACGAAATCCACGTCGGGGTTGTGCATGATCTCGGCGCGGAAGTAGCTCGCCGACAGCCCGCCGAGGACGACGGGGAGGTCGGGGTGCTCCTGCTTGCACAGCCGCGCCAGGCTCAACGCGCCGTCGGCGTGCTGCGCCCAGTGCAGGTCAATGCCGAACAGCAGGGGGCGGTGCTCGCGCACGAACCGCCGGGGGTCGAAGCGGCGGTTCTGCATCTTGATCGCCAGGTTGGCCAGCCGCACCTCGCGCCCGCGCTGCTCGAGATGGTCGAGGATGGTGATGAAGCCCACCGGGTAGTACTCGAACACCGGCGCGGTGTCCACCGCCTTGCTCAGCAGCCAGTGATTGAGCGGCCGTTCGCGGAAGTCGAATACCGCCGGGGGGTGCATCAGCAGCAGGTGCGGGCAGCGGTTAGCAGCCATGGCGTCCTACCAATCCCCCACGTACAGCCACCGGTCCTGGGGGCCGGGGGCGACCGACACCACCAGCGCGTCGCCGTCGGTGCGCACCGCCACCGCGCCGCCCGCGGCGGCGCGCACGGTTCTCCATCTTCTCGCGTCAATCGGCAACCTGACTTCCGACGGCTCGGAGACGAACAGCCGGTGCGCGACCCGCACGCCCGGGGCCAGCTCCCGCCGGCGCACAGGCGCCCACGCCACGGTCATGGGGTGCTCCGAGAGGCGGTACTCTCTGCCGTCCACGGTGATCCCCGTGGCGCCCTGCCCGCAGAAGGCCGCCAGCCGGCGACCCTTCACCGCGTAGCTCAAGGTCTCCGCGCCCCGGTAGCTGATGACATGGCGGTCCAGCTTCACCCCCTCCAGCGCCAGCTCATTCGGGGGCAGATTGAGGCGGGCGACGATGGCCGCATCCTGGTCGGAGTCGCGCTTGAAGCCGCCGGGCCATTGCTCGGGCACCGCGCGGAAGTGATTGGTCACGGTCACCGCGCCGTTGGGGAACTTGTTCGCCAGCAACTCCCCGATGCGGGACACGCGCTCGGGGTGGTCGTCCCCCGCATAGGCGCCCAGCGCGCAGAGGGCGTCGAACAGGGTGCACAGGTCGCGGCCGGCGGAGGCGGACTGGTCGTCCCGGGCGCGGAAGCCCAGGAACATCGCGCGGCCGCCGCCGGGGTAGCGCTTGATCGTCCCCACCACCCGCGCGCCGATGCGGGCGACCACCTGCGCGCCGGCGGGCGTCACCGGGTAAGTCCAATCGGGAAGCAGCGACGACGGAACCTGCATGGACGCGCTGGCGGACATCGCCCCGTCGAAGGTCACGATGCGCTCGCCCGCCGGGACGCCGCCCGCGGACGCCCGCTCGAACCTGACGCCGAACATCTCCTGCCAGCGCGCCAGCGGCGAGCCGGGAGCCTGGTCATGGCATTCCGGCGGCGTCGCCATCCACAGCACGGAGCCGCCGCGCGCCAGCATGGTTGACATCAGGTCCAGCGTCCGCGGGCGCACGAACGGCTCAAACAGAGCCCCCAGCACCCGGTACTTGCGCCCGCGCAGCGAGATGCACCCGTCGGCGGTTACGCGCCCCCACCGACACAACTCCTCTTCCGTGGCGTAGTTGCAGTACCCGTACTGCACCATCCACGAGCCGAAGCGCTGGTCCACATAGAGCAGGCCCAGCGGGTAGAGCAGCAGCACGTCCGTGTCGCGGTGGACCTCGCCCTGGACGATGTTGTGCAGTGGATGGCTGCGCCGGCAGCCGTAGGCGGCGGTCACCTGGTTCATGCGGGCGATGACCTCCGCCGGCGCGCCCCACGACGCGCAATACGCCCACCCCGCGTCGTTGAGCGCGCCCAGCCCGCAGGCGAACGCGCGCCCGTAGTAGTCGCGGTCCGCCCATCCCCCCTCCGGGTGGTCGGTGCCGCAGCCGGTATAGACGCGGTTCCAGCGCCAGTAGTCATAGCAGGCGCTGATCGCCTCGCGCACGGAGGCGCTGCCCCCGAAGGCGTCGCTGTAATCATAGGCATGGGCGCGGTCGCCGCCGCAGCCGTGGCCGAAGTCGTCGCAGGTGGGCGCCTCCTGCCAGGTCGGATGCGCGGTGACCTCCAGCGGACGGCCGTAGAGCTTCTCCGCGTAGCGCTTGGCCTCGAGGGCGAGGCCGACGACGGCCCCCGATAGCAGGTCGAAGTAGTTGCGGCGCAAGCGCCAGGTGCGGTAGATGCGGTCGCGGTCGGCGCCCATGACGTGCTGCACCTCGTCAATCGCCTGCTCGCCGTCGAGGCAGCCGTGGCCCTGGCAGAAATAGACGAGATGCTTGTAGAGGTCGGCGTATTCGCGCCCGTAGGCGCGGGCGAAGGCGCGACACATGCTCGGGGTCAGGTAGCGCACCTGCAGCTCCTTGCGCCCCACGCGGGTCAGGTCCCAATCGAACTGGCTGTGCATCTCGTCGCCGTAGAAGGCGGTGAAATCAATCCCCCGGCGGTGATAGGCGTCAATCACCTGCTTGGCGTAGTCGAGCGCGCTGGCATCGAAATAATCCAGCTCCGCCAGCCTGTGCACCAGCACCACCAGGCACCGATTGCGCCCGTCCGCTTGCGGCCAGCGCCCCTGCACCCGGTAGGGTTGGTGCCGCCAGCCGTGCGGCCCCGCGCGGACCTCGCCCGCCGGCTCGGCGCGGGTCACGGTCTCGCTGATGTCCGCCATGGCTTGCGGGTTGACCGCGAAATAAGGCGTGCCCGGCACCTGGCGCTCGGCGAACGCGAAGACCTTGACCGCCTTCACCTGCAGCGGTATCGGGCCCTTGTTGTTGGCCCATTGCAGCTGCGACGGGAGCAGGACCGTATAGTCGCCGTTGTCGGCGATGCGCCCCTCCTGGAACAGGCACATCTCTCCGGCCTGGTCATGCTTGGCGGCGTAGCCGCGCCCGAGATCGAGCGGGTTGATGATGCTGCCTTCGAGCGTCAGGCCGCGCTCTTTCGCCAGCCGGGCGATGACCTCGAACGCGTCGAGGGTCTCCGGCGAATCGAGATAGAGCCGCCGCTCCCTGCCGCCGAAGAAGAAGTCGTAGGAAACCATGAAACGACGCAGGCCCCTGCGCACAGTGTCATCCATGAGCGTCAGCAGCGAGGCCTCGGGCGCATAGAGATAGTTGGCCCGCCCTTCGCCCTCGAACAGGGGCGCCGACGGATCCCGCGCGATGGTCTCCAACTGGGAATCATCGGTCAGGATGATCCCGCCGTGCGCGGCGAAGATCGCCGGCGACCGCGCCGGCTTCAAGAGGTCCATGCTTTCCTCCGGGGCGGCGGTCGCGATTGCCCTGGGCACAGCCATCCCGCCAGCCAGTGCAGGGCCGCCGCCGATCGCGGTTGACGGCGGGGTGTGAACTCGCAGGTCATTCCATCGGGTACCGCAGGCCCCACCGGGCACGGAGGTTGTCCATCGTCTTCATGATCGCCAGGCTCTCGTCGAGGGGCATGATCGGGCTTTCCATCTCCCCCGCGCGCAGGCAGCGCAGGACCTCGGCCGCCTCGTAGTTGTAGCCGTTGCCCGCCGGCGGATACTCGTAGTCCTGGGCCGGCTTCCCCGCCGCGTGCACCGTCATCTGCGCCGGCCTCCACCACTGGGGATGGATCTCGATCCGCCCCTCGCTGCCCATGATGGTCGCTGCCTGCGGAGTGTGGGTGGTAACCGCGGCGTGGCAGATGGCGAACCGACCGGCGTCATCGCCCAGGATAAAGGCGCAGCGCTCATCCACGCCGGAGGGCCCGACATGCGCCATGGCGGCGATGCGGGTGGGTGGACCCAGCAGCATTGAGGACAAGGACACCAGGTACACGCCAACATCCAGCAGCGCGCCGCCGCCCAGGCCGGGATCGAAGAGGCGGCTGCCGGGGTCGAATTCCGCGCGGAAGCCGAAGTCCGCCGCCACCATGCGCACCTCGCCGATCATCCCCCCGGCTGTCATCTCCCGCACCTTCGCCATCAACGGGAAGAAGCGCGTCCACATCGCCTCCATCAGGAACAGCCGCCGGGCGCGCGCCGTCTTCACGACCTCGCGAGCTTGCCGCTCGTTGATGCAAAATGGCTTCTCGCACAGCACCGGCTTGCCGGCGTTGAGCGCGGCGAGGCTGTTCTCCATGTGCGCGGAGTGGGGCGAGGCGACGTACACCACGTCCACCTCGGGCGCATTCACCAGGTCCTCGCAGCGATCGTGCGCACGCGCGGCGAATGCTTGCGCGAACCGCTGCCGGCGTTCGGGCGACGGCGACCACACGGCGACCGGCTCGGCATCGGGCACCGCCTGGAGGCCGGTCGCGAAGTGCCGCGCGATGCTGCCCGAGCCGATGAAGCCCCAGCCGATTTTCTTCTCCGTCACCTCGATTCCTCCCGCGCGCGTCGCTTGCGGTTGAAGCTGGCGAACTCGGTTCACGGACTTGATGAAGCCTTCGGCATCGGCGAACAGCGTGCTGGCATGGCAACTTCATGTGTCACCGCCAGTCTCGGCTGTCACGTGTGCGCGCTCAGGCGGCTCCGCGCCCGAGCTCCAACCGCTCGACGCGCACCGCGCAGACCTTGAGCTCGGGGATCTTGGCCTGGGGGTCGAGGGCGGGCACGAGGCCGCCTGTTACCCGAAAGCAAGGAACTCATCCACCGATAGAGCGGCCTCGCGGATAATCGCTCGCACCGTGCCCTCAGGCAACGCGCCTGGGTGATTGGGGATTGTGGTTCGTCGCCTCGTCTGCGGATGGAGCCAGATTTCGTGGCTGCCCTTGGCTTGACGGTCGAACACGAATCCGGCCCGACGTAGGCGACGGATCACCTCGGCCCCAGAGAAGCCCGCCAGCCGCCCCACTACGCGGCCACCGCGATGCGCAGACGGATCGGCTCTCCCGCCGGTTCCGCGAGCTCAGGGGGCAACGGGTCGCCATGCTCCAGGTGGGACTCGATCAACTTCCGGGCAACGTCTTGCGCGATCTCCAGGGTCTCCGCCAGCGTGCGTCCTTGCGCGACGAGCCCCTGCAATACCGGGCTGGTGGCGACATAGCCACCTTCGGGAAGCCGCTCCACTTCGATGTCTACTAGGCGCTCGGCCATGGGGTCCTCCCCGGTCAGTATACCATACGTCAGCGGACTCGCGTTCAGTCACTTGGAGCCCGCTGCTGCCGGCCCCATTCCAGACTTTTCCGCCCATGGTCATCCGAAGGCTGGGAATCACATGTTATCGTACTCGAAGCCGAGCTGGACGATCTCCGGTTGGAAATCCGCAAGCCACTCTATGAGCAAGCCGTACATCACTACTGCTGCCCTGG
This DNA window, taken from Armatimonadota bacterium, encodes the following:
- a CDS encoding Gfo/Idh/MocA family oxidoreductase, whose protein sequence is MTEKKIGWGFIGSGSIARHFATGLQAVPDAEPVAVWSPSPERRQRFAQAFAARAHDRCEDLVNAPEVDVVYVASPHSAHMENSLAALNAGKPVLCEKPFCINERQAREVVKTARARRLFLMEAMWTRFFPLMAKVREMTAGGMIGEVRMVAADFGFRAEFDPGSRLFDPGLGGGALLDVGVYLVSLSSMLLGPPTRIAAMAHVGPSGVDERCAFILGDDAGRFAICHAAVTTHTPQAATIMGSEGRIEIHPQWWRPAQMTVHAAGKPAQDYEYPPAGNGYNYEAAEVLRCLRAGEMESPIMPLDESLAIMKTMDNLRARWGLRYPME
- a CDS encoding type II toxin-antitoxin system HicB family antitoxin; the encoded protein is MAERLVDIEVERLPEGGYVATSPVLQGLVAQGRTLAETLEIAQDVARKLIESHLEHGDPLPPELAEPAGEPIRLRIAVAA
- a CDS encoding type II toxin-antitoxin system HicA family toxin codes for the protein MGRLAGFSGAEVIRRLRRAGFVFDRQAKGSHEIWLHPQTRRRTTIPNHPGALPEGTVRAIIREAALSVDEFLAFG
- a CDS encoding cobalamin-dependent protein (Presence of a B(12) (cobalamin)-binding domain implies dependence on cobalamin itself, in one of its several forms, or in some unusual lineages, dependence on a cobalamin-like analog.), encoding MAANRCPHLLLMHPPAVFDFRERPLNHWLLSKAVDTAPVFEYYPVGFITILDHLEQRGREVRLANLAIKMQNRRFDPRRFVREHRPLLFGIDLHWAQHADGALSLARLCKQEHPDLPVVLGGLSASYFRAEIMHNPDVDFVLRGETTEEPLAQLLDCLEAKREPAEVPNLVWRRGSTATSRGATVVENPFTHRPTTLTTRINYERLFQHIRRTRDLRGSLLTGQHWPVYCANLLLFCKGCVENCAICGGSNWAQGLEQTPLWDTDILADMCVAARRMTRFPIRVPGDIRQGDWRGFLAALKRRGFTRAMHFDLFRPGDAEFYQALADAVPEPQGTIGPVTHDEELRARYGFDYDNAVLERTIEEFLGVGGALSLFFYIGIPGQTAHSARATTDYALDLLRRFQRGRKRRLDVYVSALAPFIDPGSLAFTHPEKYGYRLRCRTLEDHRQAMRQPDWWDTLNYESEAMSRFELAQAAIEAEIRVTKARRDAGLYPGRFARRDLRRLEQEAKRLAGSPLARGAEQSDQSV